The following nucleotide sequence is from Flavimarina sp. Hel_I_48.
AGATCCATTTTGCCCCGGCCAGGTTATTGAGATTATGAGCCCCAAAAACAGCGATGGGCATAGGCCCTTCTGGAGTTTCTAAAAGGGTTTTGCCAGATTCTATAGTATATTCCGGAGTGTGGTAAGGGTGTTTTCTGGTGGGTGCCTGAGCGGCTTCGGCTATTCTCTTGACCTCTGGATCTTCTTCGTTGTAAACCAGGATTCCACCGTGCGCAATAGATTCTGCAAAAATTTCAAATTGCTCTACATAGTTTTCATAGGTAGGGAAAACATTGATATGATCCCAGGCGATACCGCTTAAAAGGGCAATATTAGGTTTGTAAAGATGAAATTTCGGCCTACGATCTATGGGCGAGGACAAGTATTCGTCACCTTCCAGCAGGATAAAATCGTTTTCTTCCGTAAGATGTACCATATTATCAAATCCCTGCAACTGGGCACCAATAAGAAAATCCACCGCGCGATCATGATAATGCAATACGTGCAATATCATGGAGGTGATCGTGGTCTTACCATGGGAACCTCCTATGACCACCCGTGTTTTATTTTTGGACTGCTCGTAGATAAATTCTGGGTAGGAATAAATTTTTACCCCAAGATTTTGCGCATGTATCAGTTCTGGATTATCTGCCTTAGCGTGCATGCCCAGAATCACCGCGTCCAGACCTTTGTCTATCTTCGCTGAAAACCAACCCATTTCTTCGGGTAGGAGTCCGCTTTTAGCAAGTCTTGATTTTGACGGTTCAAAAATAGCGTCGTCACTACCCGTAACCTCATCACCCTTATCATGAAGGGCTAGGGCCAGATTGTGCATTGCACTGCCACCTATAGCTATAAAATGTATGCGCATGGGATATTTTTGGAAGGTTTACTTATCAGGAAAAAGATATCACGACAAGATTCTTGCGGCGTCTATCTTTTGGTAAAATTCAGAAAAAAGAATGGATTTGTACCTTAAAGATTGCGTATATCTGCCCTAATAGCAATGGCTTCTTCAAAATCAGGGCTCGTAGCGATAGCTTTATCAATATATTCAAGTGCCAGGTTCTTATTGCCCAGGTTTCGGTAAATCTGTGCCAGACGGTAATACGCCCATTGCGTGGGCACGCCATCTTTGTAACTGTGGTTTGTTATATAATTCTGCAAACATGTTATCCCCAGTTGAGGCTCCATATCGTACTCTGCCGCTATCTTGCCTATTTGATAATTGAGCAAATTACGCTGGTGCTTTTCCAGGGATTTTTCGGCAGTTTTAATCGCCGCCTCGGGGCGGTCATTTTTTTCATAGAAAGTGGTCAGCTTCTCATAGGTATGTGGTGAACCACCTATTTCAATGGCCTGCTTGTAATATTTTTCGGCCGCTTCTTCGTTTTCATCGTACTCTTCTATATATCCTTTTGCAAGATAACCGTCTACTTCTGAAATTTGCTGAAGTTCATCTGCATACGTCTTCGCTTTTGAAGTACTTCCGCCTAAAATACCGGGCAGTTGCAGGTAAAGTTCAATGAGTGCCCACCGCGTTTCAATGTGTTTAGGGTCAAGATTCGCAGCAGCGGTAAAATGTTCCTTTATATCGCCTATGTACGTCAATGCACGGATGCGGCTTAGAGAAAGAGCTTTCATACCCAAGGCCCCACCGTACTTAAAATGATAATTTGCGTTTTTATCTTTTTCTTCAACAAGGTCTTTGTAAAATGAAATAGCTGTATCCCAGTCCTTATTATTTGAAGCAATATCCCCTAAATATTCACGTGTTTCCCTATGATCTGGATGCGTTTCTAAATAGTGCTGAAAAAGGGGTTTGGCTTCATTATATTTACCTTGATCAAAGTAAGCTTCTGCTTTGCTCAAAGTGGTGCTCTGAGCAGTCATTACGATAGGAAGCAAAAAAAACAAAAAAAGATTTTTCATAAGTGGTTGGGAGATTGCACCAAAGCTAAACAAAAAACACGCCACTATTCAACTGAAAATCAATACGTGTTGAAATGGTCAATTTTGTGGAGGGAACTTTTTAAAAACTTTTTCCATCAATTTCATAAAATACGCCTGGCGCTGTTGTGGATTCGCTTTTAATTTCACATTGCTATCACTAACTGCCTGCCAGATGAGCGCATCTTTTTCTGCATTGACCAGATTTATGGTAATGGTCCGGTGCAGTTCACGACCGCCCAGCGGAATCCCGCCGCCCACGCCTACACCTACATTTCCGCCGCCGCTGCCCACGCCAATTCCCAGTGTATTCCTGGAAGCTTGTTCATACTGATCACTAGAAACATCAATCAGCAAATCTGGGTTTTCACTAAGCGTATAGCCCCGGTTTTGGAGTATACTATCCGTTGCTTTCATGAGCCGGTTGAGATCCAGCTGGTTCATGCCTGCTTGCATCTCTTGGATGTAATTATAGGTTTTGAACATTTCAAAATTGGCCTGCTCATCGTAATCGTATGCCACTTTTATGCCTCCACAAGAAGCCAGCGTTCCTAGAAGCAAAAGTAAATAGATAGTTTTCATCGTTCTTTTTCTTTGTAAGATAACGGAAAAACAAAGCATTTAGTTTCAGCACAAAACTTTAAAAAGTCGCAAATCAAGGTATTATATGGAGGAAAAGAGCTGAAAACCAACCATTTTACCTGTTTTTTGACTTTTTAATTGCTATCTGAACCTTTTTTGTTCAGCATTTCCCAGAGTTTATCCTTCAATTCGGTAAGCCCTTTTTGAGCTACGGAAGAGATAAACAAATAGGTTATGGGAAGGCTTTTATCGAGTTCCTTGGCCAGTTCTGCTTTGAGTTCTTCATCAAGCATATCACTTTTTGTGATCGCGATCAGCCTGTCTTTATCCAGCAGTTCAGGATTGTATTTTTCAAGTTCGTTGAGCAAAATACCATACTGCTCACCAATATCCTTAGCATCTGCCGGGATCATAAAAAGCAATGTAGAATTGCGTTCTATATGGCGCAAAAAGCGGTGCCCCAGCCCTTTTCCTTCCGCAGCGCCCTCAATAATCCCGGGGATATCCGCCACGACAAAGGTTTTGAACTCGCGGTATTCTACAATACCCAGATTAGGTTTTAATGTGGTAAACTCATAGTTGGCAATTTTTGGCTTAGCCGCGGTGATCACGGAAAGCAGTGTGGATTTCCCTGCATTGGGGAAACCTACCAGGCCTACATCTGCTAAAATTTTGAGCTCAATGGTCACATCAACCTGCTGGCCTTCCATACCGGGCTGGGCGTATCGTGGGGTTTGATTTGTGGAAGATTTGAAGTGTGAATTTCCACGGCCGCCCATTCCACCTTCCGCAATAATATATTCCTCACCTTCTTCGGTAAGTTCTTTTAGTATTTCCGTAGTTTCCGTATCGCGTATCACGGTACCCAGGGGCACTTCTATATAAGAATCTGCTCCTTCTGCGCCGGTACTGGTCTGCTTACCACCGTTTGAACCATGCTCTGCCCTCAGGTGGCGCTTGAACTTAAGGTGCAAAAGCGTCCACATATTTGAAGTGGCACGCGCGATAACATGACCGCCACGGCCTCCATCACCACCGTCAGGACCACCTTTTGTCACAAACTTCTCGCGTCGCAGGTGCGCTGATCCCGCTCCACCATTACCAGAAGTAACGTGCATTACTACATAATCAACAAAATTGCCTTCGGTCATCTCACTCTTTTTTGATACTGAAAATTATAAATCCTGGCTAAAATAATTTTAAAGCCCCTCAATTACAGTGGCTAATCTAACGGTAATATCTTTGACATCACCCTCTCCATCAACACCATAATACTTATCCTGTTTCTCGTAGTAATCCTTTAAAATAGCAGTTTCTTTATAATAAACGGCGATTCTATTGGTAATTACAGCCTCATCTGCGTCATCTTTTCTACCTGAGGTTTTACCGCGCTCCAACAATCTTAAGATCAAAATTTTGTCTTCAACTTCAAGAGCGATCATTGCCGCAACCTCGGTATTTTTACTGGCTAAAAGTTCGTCAAGCGCCTGCGCCTGCGCGGTGGTACGCGGAAAACCATCAAAGATAAAACCCTTTGCCCCCACATTTTTCTCGACTTCGGCATTGAGCATTTTAATGGTCACTTCATCAGGCACCAGCTGCCCTTTATCCATAAAGGATTTTGCCAGCGTGCCCAGTTCTGTCTCGTTCTTTATATTGTACCGAAACACATCTCCGGTTGAAATGTGCACAAGATTGAATTTTTTCTTAAGGATTTCTGCTTGTGTCCCCTTCCCGGCTCCGGGAGGGCCAAACAATACCAGATTTGTCATTAGTCGGTTTTTTTTAGTTTATAAATTGCATTGAGGTTACGCCCCAAACCGTTGTAATCAAGGCCATAACCCACGATAAAATCATTCGGGATTTCCAGGCCGGCGTAATGTATTTTATATTCTTTAGTGTAAGCTTCAGGCTTAAAGAAAAGGGTGGCGATACTATAATTTGCAATGCCGCCGCCGGCGATCATATTGACCAACTTCTCTAGCGTGTTGCCGCTGTCTACAATGTCTTCCACGATTATAATTTCCTGATCTTCCAGGTCAAAATCCAGCGCCATGTGCGTCAGGACCTCACCGGTACTTTCTGTACCATCGTACGAACTCATTTTTACAAATTCCACACGGCAATCGCCTTCAAATCTACTGATTAATTCTGACGCGAAGCGGAATGCACCATTGAGCACCACCATAAAAATGGGGGATTTACCGGCATAAGCCGCATTGATCTCAACCGAAATCTTTTCAATCGCTTCGGTTATTGTCTTTTCCGAAATAGATTCTTCAAACGAAAGGTCATTTAATCGTATCATAATCAGTGAAGGTTGGGTTTTGGCGAAGATACACAATATTGCTTTGCAGAAAATACATAGATCGCTTTTAGGCCTATAAAACCCCATAATTTCACGTTAAACAAGTACCTTTGTCCCGATTAAAAAACGGACAAAAACAACCCGTTTTTGCCTAAAAATCGGCTAAAAATGAGACATTATTTTTCTACGGATTTTAAACTTGGGATTCTGGGAGGCGGCCAGCTCGGTAAAATGCTGTTGCAGGAAACCCGAAAATTTGATATACAAACCCACGTTCTCGATCCCAGCGCAGAAGCGCCTTCACGCTTTGCCTGCAACCATTTTGAGCAGGGCAGTTTACAGGATTTTGATACCGTTTACAACTTCGGGAAAAAAGTGGACGTGCTCACCTTTGAGATCGAGACCATAAACGTAGATGCGCTTGAAAAACTGCAGGCAGAAGGAGTGACCGTTTATCCTAGTCCGCAAACTTTGCGCGTGATTCAGGACAAAGGGATACAGAAGAATTTCTATACGGAAAAAAACATCCCCACGTCGCCCTTTTCGGTATATAATGACCTAAAAGCGCTTAAAAAAGACATCAAATCGCGTAAAATCGAACTTCCTTTTGTCTGGAAGAGCACCCAGGGCGGTTATGACGGCAAAGGCGTAAAGATCGTCAGGAAAGAAACAGACCTCCAGGAATTGCCAGATACAGTCTGTCTTGCCGAAAACCTGATTTCTTTTAAAAACGAACTTGCGGTTATCGTGGTACGCAATGCAGAAGGCCAGGTTAAAACGTATCCTGTTGTAGAAATGGAATTTCACCCGGAGGCCAATCAAGTAGAATATGTGATCTGCCCCGCCAGAATTTCTGACAAAGTAGCAAAAAGAGCGCGGGAAGTTGCCAAGAATGTTTCCGAAGCCTTTGAGCATGTGGGATTGCTCGCGGTAGAGCTTTTTCAGACCGAAGAGAATGAGATACTGGTAAACGAAGTTGCGCCGAGACCGCACAACAGCGGCCATTATAGCATAGAGGGAAGTTTTACCAGTCAGTTTGAAAACCACCTCCGTGCGATATTGAACCTCCCACTGGGAAATACGGATAGTAAAGTTGGCGCCGTCATGGTAAATCTCGTGGGTGCAGAAAACCACGAAGGACAGGTAGAATACAAACACATCGCAGAAATCCTGGCCATGAACGGTGTGACCCCGCATATCTACGGTAAAAAAATCACGCGTCCCTTCCGGAAAATGGGGCACGTTACGATAATAAACAAAGACCTGTCCGAAGCTAGGAAGATCGCCGAGAAAGTAAAAGGGACGATTAAGGTGGTGTCGTCCCCCTAAAAATCCCCCTAACCCCCGAAGGGGGGATCAACGCTTAATGTTCTCAACTGAGATGAATTTTTAAAAACATATAACCGCCCCCCTTATAAGCTCCCCCTTCGGGGGCTGGGGGGAATAAATAATAATAAAATGAGCGTAGCAATAATCATGGGAAGTACAAGCGATCTGCCGGTAATGCAGGACGCTATTGATGTTTTAAAAGAATTTGGAATCCAGACCGAAGTAGATATCGTTTCTGCTCACCGTACGCCCGAAAAACTTTTCGATTATGGTAAAAATGCGCACGAACGCGGCATACAGGTTATTATCGCCGGTGCCGGGGGTGCAGCACATTTGCCGGGTATGATTGCATCCCTCTCCCCGCTTCCCGTGATTGGTGTGCCGGTAAAATCGAGGAATTCAATTGACGGTTGGGATTCTGTGCTTTCTATTTTACAGATGCCGGGCGGAGTGCCCGTTGCGACCGTTGCCCTCGATGGTGCCAAAAATGCAGGGATACTCGCGGCACAGATTTTGGGTGCTTCCAACAAAGAAATCCAGCAGAAAATCGTGGATTATAAAGATGGATTAAAGAATAAGGTTATTGAAGGGGCAGAATCCTTGAAAAATAGCTGAATTAGGATGAAATTGACCAGGTTTTGACCTTTTTTTGAATCAATTTTGGGCATCTCCTGGCGTTTATTTCCATTTATAAGCGAAGTCAGTTCGAGTGCGCGACGGTAGGAGCGTGTATCGAGAACTCTTTCACAACGGAATTATTTTTCACAAAACGAATTGATTCAAAAACACTTCTCGATACATTTTTAATTTCCGCTGTCGCTTCAATTAAAACACTCGAAGCGACAAAGATATTTTCACCATAAAATCTAAAATACATGTCGAATATACTAATGGAGGCTTTTAACGAAGCTCCTTTTTCTCAAATAAAAACCGAAGATTATCAACCTGCGATAGAAGCTGCGATAGAAAAGGCTCGAGAGGAAATTGATGCCATCGTGAACCATCCTGATGCGCCCACTTTTGAAAACACCATTGAGGCCCTTGACTACGCAGGGTACCAACTGGAGCGCGTGACCAGCATTTTTTTCAATATAAACAGCGCAGAAACCAACGAGGAAATTCAAAAAATAGCACAGGAAATCTCCCCAAAACTTTCTGAATTTTCAAACGATATTACACTTAATGAAGCTTTGTTTAAAAGAGTAAAAGCAGTTTACGACGATCGTAAAAACCTGGAGCTCACTCCTGAACAAGGCACCTTGTTGGACAAAAAATACAAAGGCTTTTCACGCAATGGAGCAAACCTTCCGGAAGATAAAAAATCCCGCTTGCGCGAAATTGACGCTGAACTTTCTAAATTAAAGCTCAGTTTTGGTGAAAATGTTTTGGCTGAAACCAATAAATACGAACTGCACCTCAGCGATGAAAAAGACCTTGCCGGACTTCCTGAATACGCTAAAGAAGGCGCTGCTCAGACCGCTAAGGAAAAAGATAAAACCGGTTATGTGATTACCCTTGAATATCCCAGCTATATTCCGTTTATGAAATATGCCGAAAACAGGGAATTACGCAAAGAACTTTCCATTGCCTTTGGCGCAAAAGGTTTTCATGGCGACGCGCTTGATAATCAGGAAAACGTACTAAAGATTGCAAAACTACGGCAGGAACGTGCGGTTCTGCTGGGTTATAAAACCCATGCACATTTCGTTCTCGAAGAACGCATGGCTAAAAGTCCGCAGCAGGTGGAGAATTTTCTGGATGAAATGCTGAAAAAAGCAAAACCCGCTGCCGAGCGTGAATTTAGCCAACTGGAGAATTTTGCCAAAGAGCTGGACGGGATTGACCGTTTAGAAAAATGGGACAGTGCTTATTATTCGGAAAAACTAAAGCAAAAACTTTTTGATCTCGACGATGAAAAGCTGAAACCTTATTTTGAGCTAAAAAATGTCATCAACGGCGTTTTTAGCGTAGCAGAAAAACTTTACGGATTACATTTTAAAGAAGTAGATTCCATCGAAAAATACCATAAAGACGTTAAAACCTACCGTGTTTATGATGAAAATGACGCTTTTATAGCGGTTTTTTACGCAGATTTTCACCCGCGTGCCGGCAAACGTGGCGGCGCGTGGATGACCTCATACAAATCCCAAATGGTAAAAGATGGAAAAAACGAGCGCCCGCATATTTCCATTGTTTGCAATTTTACTAAACCAACCGCAAAAACACCTTCGCTGCTAACGTTCAACGAAGTAACCACACTTTTTCACGAGTTTGGTCATGCATTGCATGGTATGCTGGCAGATACGGTTTATCCCAGCCTTTCAAGTCCTAATGTGTATTGGGATTTTGTGGAGCTTCCCAGCCAGATTTTAGAAAATTGGTGCTATGAGCCAGAAGCGCTTGCCCTTTTTGCGACACACTACGAGACTGGTGAGAAAATCGCAATGCAACTTATTGAGCGCATTAAAAAAGCGGCCAACTTTCAGGAGGGGATACAAACCTTGCGACAACTCAGTTTTGGCCAACTTGATATGGCGTGGCATGGTATAGACCCAGGCAATGTTCAAAGTGTGCAAGCGCATGAAGATGCCGCTTTCGCAGATACTAAACTTTATCCCGACGTCGCGGAAAACTGCATGAGCACTTCCTTTTCGCATATTTTTCAGGGCGGTTATTCTTCAGGATATTATTCCTATAAATGGGCAGAAGTGCTTGATGCGGATGCTTTCGCCTACTTTAAAGAAAATGGGATCTTTAACAAGGAAATCGCGGATAAGTTTAAAAAACATGTACTTTCACAAGGGGGAACGGAAGATCCTATGGTTCTTTATAAACGTTTCCGCGGCAGCGAACCCAATCCAGAAGCGCTTTTAGAAAGAGCGGGATTGCTTGACAAATAAGCCTGATAGCCCTGTTTAAATATTATGGCGTAACAATTGTCTTATATTTAAGACAAATAGATTTATAAAGGGCTATCTTCCTTAAAAATTTCCTTAGAATGGATACATGTAAAAAATGTAAGAATGAGCTCGGTTTCTGGCAGGTACTTAAGAGTTTCTGGCTCAATTACAGATCAATAAAATGTTTCTTTTGCGGTGCGGTACAGCAACATGCAGATCGCAATAAAGTAGTGGGCGGAGCGGTCATTTTTCTTACTTTGCTTTTTACTGCAAGGCTGCTGTTTACCGGGGAATTCAACGAAATGATCCTCCTGGGGTATCTTTTTGTTACCGCGTTTACAGGGATTATTTTCTCTCTGGGCGCTGTTCCTTTTTTAAGGTTCAACATTTTACAAACCCAGCGATTTGATAATAAAAGAAACCGTTAATAAGAAATTTCACTTTTTAACTTTTATTTTTTTCTTCAATCCATTTACTCATAAATTTAGTTGCCTGGAGGGATTGATGCCTTAGCATTGATCCCGTAAAGTTATTTAGCCGGTGCGCTTCTAAACTATTTTGCAATTCTTCTATATGTTGCCTCAAAATAGGTGACCAATGTTGCGCTAAAAATCGATTATTGACTATTTTTTGACCGTTTTTCTGGGCTTTTTGCCATTTTTCTTCTTCGGTATACAACGTTATTGCAGCTGCTGCAAAGTTTTCTGCCGTATTTTCTATACTCCCGTTAAACTCAAAATCACCTTGCATTCCTTCTGCCCCTATGGAAGTTGTCACACAAGGGGTTCCGTATTGCATCGCTTCTAATATTTTGCCCTTAAGTCCCGCACCTATACGTAATGCGGCAAGGCAAACCCTTGAATTTTTAAAGACCTCCTGAGAATTCTCCACATACCCGTGAATCAAGAATCCGTCTTTTTTATTCTGTAATTGTTCTACCTTGGCGGAAGGATACGCGCCGTAAATATGCAGCACGGCTTGCGGGAGTTTCTGCCTGATAAGCGGCCAGATTTCTTCTTTTAAATATAGCACGCCGTCATAATTGGGCAAATGTTTAAAATTACCGATGGTCATAAAATCGGTTCGCGCTTCAAAAGGTTTCCAATCTGCAACCTCCTCATCACTTATTTTTTCAACCATAAACGGGAGATAAAGCAACAAACTTTTAGGTACACTAAAAAAACCCTGCAGCAATTCCATTTCCACCTCAGATATGATTAGGGAAAGATCGCAACGATATATACTGGCGATTTCCCGTTTTGCAGTATCGTTGATAAGATACTCATTCGTAGATGGTTGTTTCTTTTTTAAAGCTTCTGCCCTTGCATTTCGCAGGCCGTGCAGATCTTCCGTATCAAGTATGCGCAGCGCGTCAGGACAGTTTTCGGCAATGCGCCAGCCAAATTGCTCTTCGACCATAAAGCGGTCGTATACTACCACCTTTGGATTCAAGGCTTTTACAAATGCGTCAAACCCACTGTCATTCAGTTTTATCTCATGTGTTTTAACGGTCAACGATTGCAGCTCATAAGAGCGGGCACCCTGTTGTGCCGTGCTGGCAAAATGAACTTCTCCTCCTGCTTCTGCAAATACATTAATAATTTGTAACATACGGCTGCCCGCAGCAGATGAACTGGGCTCTGGCCAGACGTGACCTATGATCAATACTTTCATGTCGTAAAGGTAAAACATTCTATTTTTGAAGAGAAAATGAAATTAACTCTGATTTATTATTGAAGTCAGTAGCTTTGTACTATATTTTCAATTATGGAATTTAGAGAAGCAAAAAGTAAATTTTTAGACGCCTGGGGCGATCTGGGCAATAAATGGGGAATCAATAAAACCATGGCTCAGATTCATGCATTGCTCATGATTTCACCCACGTCACTTTCTATGGACGAGATTATGGAAGAGCTTGATATCTCCCGTGGAAATACAAGTATGAACCTTCGTGCGCTTATAGACTGGGGCTTGATCTACAAAGAATATAAAGCAGGGGAACGCCGTGAATATTTTGCGGCAGAACAGGATGTTGACCAGATGGCGCGTAAAGTAGCCGAAGAGCGCAGCAGGCGCGAGATCAAGCCCACCATTGAAGTTTTGCAGAGCATACAGCAAGTGGATAACGATCATTCTGCCGAAGCCAGACAGTTCACAGCAAAAACCAAGCAACTTTATGACTTTATAAGCGATGCAGATCATATGCTTGAAAAACTGGTGAACCAAAAAGAAAACTGGATCACCAAGACCATAATGAAGTTGATGCGCTAAGGCTCTTTATATAAAAAGCGCTACTTCCAGTAAGTGTTCATTTACCTTAAGTTCCATTTTCGCTCATAAGTTTAATTATGCGGTTACGTATTGCTCTTTTTCTTTTAGTACCACAATTTTTTTCAGCTCAGGCAATAAGCCCTGTATTGCTGCAACAGCAGGAACTCCTAGCAGAAACATTTGTGGGGGCAGATAAATATGGAAATCTGTACACCACGACACAGCGCGTATTTTATAAAATTTCAGAAAAGAAAACGTTTCAATTTAGCGACCTCCAACTTGGCCCCATAAGCAGCGTAGATCTAATAAATCCGCTACGGATTACCGTTTTTTATGATCAATTCAATACCGCAGTAATTTTAGACAATACGCTAAATGAAATTACGAGGATTGATTTTAATCAAAACGGGGATTTTAAAAACATTAGTCATGCGCGTACCGCAAGTGATAGGCGCTTATGGATTTTTAACGTTGACCTGCAACAATTAGAACTTTACGATTATCAGTCCAAACGCGTGGTTGCGACATCTCCCCCATTTAGTGATACGGCAACGGCCATGACCAGCAATTTTAATACGTGCTATGTATTCACACGTAACGGCCTAAAAGTGTTCAACAACTATGGCAGCCTTTTGAAGACAACACCTGTTAACGGAGTCTCCCAGGCTTTTTTGAATAAGGAGACCCTCCTGGTTCAGCAGGATAAAAAGATCCTGCTTTTACCTGAAGGTGTATTGGATTTCAAGGATGTGAATTTGGTCGAAAAGCAGTTCAAACAGTTGTTTTACGCTAATGAAATCCTTTATATTTACGACGGGGCATTTTTAAGAACCTACACTCTTAAACTATCTAAAAACTAAGCATGCACGTAGCGATCGCCGGCAACATAGGTGCCGGAAAAACCACTTTAACGCGCCTACTGGGCAAACATTTTAAATGGCAACCTCAATTTGAGGACGTTGTGGACAATCCCTACCTTGACGATTTCTACAATGAGATGGAACGCTGGTCCTTCAACCTACAGATTTATTTTTTAAACAGTCGTTTTAGGCAATTGCTACAA
It contains:
- a CDS encoding glycosyltransferase, giving the protein MFYLYDMKVLIIGHVWPEPSSSAAGSRMLQIINVFAEAGGEVHFASTAQQGARSYELQSLTVKTHEIKLNDSGFDAFVKALNPKVVVYDRFMVEEQFGWRIAENCPDALRILDTEDLHGLRNARAEALKKKQPSTNEYLINDTAKREIASIYRCDLSLIISEVEMELLQGFFSVPKSLLLYLPFMVEKISDEEVADWKPFEARTDFMTIGNFKHLPNYDGVLYLKEEIWPLIRQKLPQAVLHIYGAYPSAKVEQLQNKKDGFLIHGYVENSQEVFKNSRVCLAALRIGAGLKGKILEAMQYGTPCVTTSIGAEGMQGDFEFNGSIENTAENFAAAAITLYTEEEKWQKAQKNGQKIVNNRFLAQHWSPILRQHIEELQNSLEAHRLNNFTGSMLRHQSLQATKFMSKWIEEKNKS
- a CDS encoding GbsR/MarR family transcriptional regulator — translated: MEFREAKSKFLDAWGDLGNKWGINKTMAQIHALLMISPTSLSMDEIMEELDISRGNTSMNLRALIDWGLIYKEYKAGERREYFAAEQDVDQMARKVAEERSRREIKPTIEVLQSIQQVDNDHSAEARQFTAKTKQLYDFISDADHMLEKLVNQKENWITKTIMKLMR